One region of Acomys russatus chromosome 8, mAcoRus1.1, whole genome shotgun sequence genomic DNA includes:
- the Fam131a gene encoding protein FAM131A isoform X1, translated as MLPKSRRALTIQEIAALARSSLHGISQVVKDHVTKPTAMAQGRVAHLIEWKGWSKPSDSPAALETAFSSYSDLSEGEQEARFAAGVAEQFAIAEAKLRAWSSVDGDDSTDESYDEDFTGGTDADMAGPLGSHLQDLFTGRRFSRPVRQGSVEPESDCSQTVSPDTLCSSLCSLEDGLLGSPARMTPQMLGEELLLARLPPSRESAFRSLGPLEAQDSLYNSPLTESCLSPTEEEPDSCKNCQLLCPLPVGPWERQQQVSDAASSGVVSLDEDEVEPEDQ; from the exons ATGCTGCCCAAGTCCCGGAGAGCCCTAACCATCCAGGAGATCGCTGCGCTGGCCAGATCTTCCCTGCATG GTATTTCCCAGGTGGTGAAGGACCACGTGACCAAGCCTACAGCCATGGCCCAGGGCCGAGTGGCTCACCTCATCGAATGGAAAGGCTGGAGCAAGCCTAGTGACTCCCCTGCTGCTTTGGAAAcagccttttcctcctactcAGACCTCAGTGAGGGTGAACAAGAGGCTCGCTTTGCTGCCG GCGTGGCTGAGCAGTTTGCTATTGCAGAAGCCAAGCTCCGAGCGTGGTCTTCAGTGGACGGTGATGACTCCACAGACGAGTCCTACGATGAAGATTTCACTGGGGGAACTGACGCAG ACATGGCTGGGCCTCTGGGGTCCCACCTCCAGGACCTCTTCACAGGTCGTCGGTTCTCCCGTCCAGTGCGCCAGGGCTCGGTGGAGCCTGAGAGCGACTGTTCACAGACCGTGTCCCCAGATACGCTGTGCTCTAGTCTGTGCAGCCTGGAAGATGGCTTGCTGGGCTCCCCAGCCAGGATGACCCCCCAGATGTTGGGTGAAGAGCTGCTCCTTGCCAGACTGCCCCCGAGCCGGGAAAGTGCCTTCCGCAGTCTGGGCCCATTGGAGGCCCAGGACTCGCTTTACAACTCACCACTCACGGAATCCTGCCTTTCCCCTACCGAGGAGGAGCCTGATTCTTGCAAGAACTGTCAGCTGCTCTGCCCGCTGCCTGTAGGCCCCTGGGAAAGGCAGCAGCAAGTCTCCGACGCGGCCTCTTCTGGGGTCGTATCCTTAGATGAGGATGAGGTGGAGCCTGAGGACCAGTGA
- the Fam131a gene encoding protein FAM131A isoform X2, translated as MPMISVLGKMFLWQREGPGGRWTCQTSRRVASDPAWAVEWIELPRGLSLSSLGSARTLRGWSRSPRPSSVDSQDLPEVNVGDTVAMLPKSRRALTIQEIAALARSSLHGISQVVKDHVTKPTAMAQGRVAHLIEWKGWSKPSDSPAALETAFSSYSDLSEGEQEARFAAGVAEQFAIAEAKLRAWSSVDGDDSTDESYDEDFTGGTDADMAGPLGSHLQDLFTGRRFSRPVRQGSVEPESDCSQTVSPDTLCSSLCSLEDGLLGSPARMTPQMLGEELLLARLPPSRESAFRSLGPLEAQDSLYNSPLTESCLSPTEEEPDSCKNCQLLCPLPVGPWERQQQVSDAASSGVVSLDEDEVEPEDQ; from the exons ATGCCTATGATTTCTGTGCTGGGCAAAATGTTTCTGTGGCAGCGTGAAGGGCCTGGAGGGCGATGGACTTGTCAGACAAGCCGCAGAG TGGCTTCGGACCCTGCCTGGGCTGTGGAGTGGATCGAACTCCCtcgaggtctctctctctcctccttgggATCTGCTCGGACTCTCCGAGGCTGGAGCCGGTCCCCGCGTCCTTCTTCCGTGGACAGCCAGGACTTGCCAGAG GTGAATGTTGGAGACACAGTCGCGATGCTGCCCAAGTCCCGGAGAGCCCTAACCATCCAGGAGATCGCTGCGCTGGCCAGATCTTCCCTGCATG GTATTTCCCAGGTGGTGAAGGACCACGTGACCAAGCCTACAGCCATGGCCCAGGGCCGAGTGGCTCACCTCATCGAATGGAAAGGCTGGAGCAAGCCTAGTGACTCCCCTGCTGCTTTGGAAAcagccttttcctcctactcAGACCTCAGTGAGGGTGAACAAGAGGCTCGCTTTGCTGCCG GCGTGGCTGAGCAGTTTGCTATTGCAGAAGCCAAGCTCCGAGCGTGGTCTTCAGTGGACGGTGATGACTCCACAGACGAGTCCTACGATGAAGATTTCACTGGGGGAACTGACGCAG ACATGGCTGGGCCTCTGGGGTCCCACCTCCAGGACCTCTTCACAGGTCGTCGGTTCTCCCGTCCAGTGCGCCAGGGCTCGGTGGAGCCTGAGAGCGACTGTTCACAGACCGTGTCCCCAGATACGCTGTGCTCTAGTCTGTGCAGCCTGGAAGATGGCTTGCTGGGCTCCCCAGCCAGGATGACCCCCCAGATGTTGGGTGAAGAGCTGCTCCTTGCCAGACTGCCCCCGAGCCGGGAAAGTGCCTTCCGCAGTCTGGGCCCATTGGAGGCCCAGGACTCGCTTTACAACTCACCACTCACGGAATCCTGCCTTTCCCCTACCGAGGAGGAGCCTGATTCTTGCAAGAACTGTCAGCTGCTCTGCCCGCTGCCTGTAGGCCCCTGGGAAAGGCAGCAGCAAGTCTCCGACGCGGCCTCTTCTGGGGTCGTATCCTTAGATGAGGATGAGGTGGAGCCTGAGGACCAGTGA